GGTCGGCTTCCACGCCGCCCGGCTCGACCAGGGACGCAGCCGGGCGGACCTGGTGGATGACTTCGTGAAGTGGCGGATGGATTCGCTCGGCCATGGGCGGCAGCGGGCCGAGAATGGCGGCCTCTTCGTGCCGCGCGACTGGGTGGACCGGCTGGATGACCTGACCCCCCGGCAGCTCGACGCGATGAGCTTCGGCCATTGGTGGGCGATCCAGATCCTCTCCGGCGACACCCGCATGCGCGACCTGCCGGACGTCTTCCACCAGGTGCAGGGCCCGCTGCCGCAATTCACGCTGTTCAGCACCCTGCTGGAGCGGCTCTTCATGACGACCACCGCCGCCCCCGCCGCCTCGCGCTGGTCGGAGGCGCTGGGGGAGGAACTGCTGAAGCGCGGCGTCTCCTCCTCGGAATACCTCATCGGCCTGGTGCGCGACCTGGAGCTGGACGAGACGCAGGCCCACATGCTGCCCCAGGGCACCGCCTTCCAGGCCGGCTGGTAGGCGTCAGCGCGCCACCAGGTCCCTGTAGGCATGCCAGGTGGCATGGCCGATCAGCGGCAGCGCGATGACGAGGCCGAGGAAGAAGGGCACCAGCGCGAGGCCGGTGAAGACCACGATCAGTCCGGCCCAGAGCGCCATGGCGCGCCAGTTCTCCATCACCGCCTGGATCGAGACCGTCACCGCCTCCAGGAAGCTGCAGTCCGGCCGGTCGAGCAGCATGGGCACCGAGACCGCGGCGACCGAGAAGGTGACCGAGGCCAGGATGAAGCCGAGGCCGGTGCCGATCACCAGGAAGGGAAACAGGTCGTCGCTGCGGAGCAGGGCGACGGGCAGCTCGGCCAGCGAGGGCGCGAAGTTGATGCCGAAGAACAGCGCGAAGAGCAGCCCCGCCACCCGCACCCAGAAGAGGTGCAGCACCAGCAGCAGCACGCCGATCATGGCGATCTGCGTCGGGTTGCGGCGGAAGCCGCCGATCGCCTCGGCCAGCGTCGCGCTCTCGCCCGCCTCGCGGCGGCGGCTCGTCTCGTAGAGGCCGGTGGCGAGCAGGGGGGCGAGGATGAAGAAGCCGGCCGTGGCCGGCAGGATGGCCCAGGCGGTGCCGACCTCGAACATGAGCCAGGCGAAGATCCAGCCGCCCAGCGCCAGGACCGCGCCGTAGCTGAGGCTGACCGCCTTGTTGGCCATCATGTCCTGCCAGCCCAGCGTGAGCCAGGTCCAGGGGCGATCCGTGCTGACGCGCCGGATCCGGCTGGCGCTGATGCCGGTGCCGTCGATCGTTTCGCTGTTCATTCCTGCGCTCCCGTGCCGGTTCGGGGCCAAGTGTAACATCCTCCGATGCGGCCCGCGCAATTGAGCACCGCCTGCCACGCAACGCGCATTGATCCTGATCAAGGACGTTGCCCCCTTTGGATGCTTCCGTCCGACCGTGGATCGGGCAAGGCGCCGCGCTGCGCCCCTATGAGGAAGGACAAAGACCGATGGCCCTGGCAGGTGCCGCCCCATCTGGAGCAATGGCTGTGCGCAGCCGACCCGACTATGTGGAGGCGCCGATCCGCGCCTTCGCCGTCGCCACCATGTTCTGGGGCGTGGTGGGCTTCCTGGTGGGGGTGGTCATCGCCTCCCAGCTGGCCTTCCCGCTCCTGAATCTCGACCTGGAATGGACCAGCTTCGGCCGGCTGCGCCCGGTGCACACCAGCGCCGTGATCTTCGCCTTCGGCGGCAATGCGCTGATCGGCACCAGCCTGTTCATCGTGCAAC
This region of Sediminicoccus rosea genomic DNA includes:
- a CDS encoding DUF2189 domain-containing protein translates to MNSETIDGTGISASRIRRVSTDRPWTWLTLGWQDMMANKAVSLSYGAVLALGGWIFAWLMFEVGTAWAILPATAGFFILAPLLATGLYETSRRREAGESATLAEAIGGFRRNPTQIAMIGVLLLVLHLFWVRVAGLLFALFFGINFAPSLAELPVALLRSDDLFPFLVIGTGLGFILASVTFSVAAVSVPMLLDRPDCSFLEAVTVSIQAVMENWRAMALWAGLIVVFTGLALVPFFLGLVIALPLIGHATWHAYRDLVAR